The Streptomyces sp. NBC_00435 nucleotide sequence GGCAGCTTCGAGACTGGGCGCAGGTCGAACGAAGCGGAACGGAACGGAACGGGGAACGTCATGGTGCGGCGCTGGTCGAAGGCTGAGATGTGGGTGCCGGGTGCGTACCTGGCACTGGTGGTCGCGATGCTGCTCTACGTCGCGATCGGCAGCCGGACCGGGGACATCGGGTTCTTCGGAGTCTGGCCGATCCTGGCCACGGCGCCGGTCAGCGTCGTGCTGCTGACGTTCTTCGGACCCGCGGCGGACGCCCTTGACGAGTCGGACCCGGTCGTGGGGCCCGTCTACGAAGGCTCGCAGCCGCCTCCCAAGCCGG carries:
- a CDS encoding SCO4225 family membrane protein produces the protein MVRRWSKAEMWVPGAYLALVVAMLLYVAIGSRTGDIGFFGVWPILATAPVSVVLLTFFGPAADALDESDPVVGPVYEGSQPPPKPEPTELLPESAPRPSDWVAPDTSVGGKLDMWSDFGFYGAVLVGALVNAAAIWALLRYVARRRDARNVGA